The following are from one region of the Gloeomargarita lithophora Alchichica-D10 genome:
- a CDS encoding glutaredoxin family protein, protein MTLPHLVLYGKPGCHLCAGLREKLMAIAPGLFTLEERDITTDAQWWQKYQYEIPVLALLIGEQEQLLPRLSPRLSAPQCRRYLVDWLAQN, encoded by the coding sequence ATGACCTTGCCCCATCTCGTGCTTTATGGTAAACCCGGTTGTCACCTGTGCGCCGGTCTGCGGGAAAAATTAATGGCGATTGCGCCGGGGTTATTCACCCTGGAGGAGCGGGACATTACCACCGATGCCCAATGGTGGCAAAAGTACCAGTATGAAATCCCCGTGTTAGCCCTGCTCATCGGGGAACAGGAGCAGTTATTACCCCGTTTGTCCCCCCGGTTATCCGCCCCCCAATGCCGTCGGTATCTGGTAGATTGGTTGGCGCAAAACTAG
- a CDS encoding cyanophycinase, whose amino-acid sequence MIKSCKQTSGDMEQASILVIGGAEDKVNQLEILQTFWQRAGGVDAQLGIIPAASGEPAMIGEIYQRLFENMGCKAVQVLDVREREQSEDPSWHNHLGEMTGIFLTGGDQLRLATLLADSALLTALRFYRERGTLTLAGTSAGAAAMGYHMIAGGGSGESPHPALVSMAGGLGFLPGVIVDQHFHNRNRVARLLSAVVMHPECLGVGVDEDTCAVFEADGQLQVVGRGTVMIVDAGEASYFCEPQPHSTLPISAHNLRVHLLRWGDRFDVQHRRVLPPLLHHCSA is encoded by the coding sequence ATGATTAAATCGTGTAAGCAAACCAGCGGCGACATGGAGCAAGCCTCAATTTTAGTCATTGGCGGCGCGGAGGATAAGGTCAACCAGTTGGAAATTCTCCAGACCTTTTGGCAGCGGGCGGGGGGGGTGGATGCCCAGTTGGGGATTATTCCGGCGGCTTCGGGGGAACCGGCGATGATCGGGGAAATTTACCAGCGTTTGTTTGAAAATATGGGTTGCAAGGCGGTGCAGGTGTTGGATGTGCGGGAGCGGGAGCAAAGCGAAGACCCAAGTTGGCACAACCACCTGGGGGAAATGACGGGGATTTTTCTCACCGGGGGAGATCAACTGCGCTTGGCGACCCTGTTGGCGGATTCGGCTTTATTAACCGCCTTGCGATTTTATCGGGAACGGGGGACACTGACCTTGGCGGGCACCAGTGCGGGGGCGGCGGCCATGGGGTATCACATGATTGCGGGGGGGGGGAGTGGCGAATCTCCCCATCCAGCCCTGGTGAGTATGGCGGGGGGACTGGGTTTTTTGCCGGGGGTAATTGTGGATCAACATTTCCACAACCGCAACCGGGTGGCGCGGTTGTTGAGTGCGGTGGTCATGCACCCGGAATGCCTGGGAGTAGGGGTAGATGAGGACACCTGTGCGGTTTTTGAAGCGGATGGGCAATTGCAGGTGGTGGGACGGGGGACGGTGATGATTGTGGATGCGGGGGAAGCGTCCTATTTTTGTGAACCCCAACCCCACAGCACCCTGCCCATTAGTGCCCACAATTTGCGGGTACATCTCCTGCGGTGGGGGGATCGGTTTGATGTGCAACACCGCCGGGTCTTGCCCCCCTTGTTGCACCATTGTTCAGCGTGA
- the cphA gene encoding cyanophycin synthetase, producing the protein MELLRILTLAGPNYWSVERPNLIVLRLDLEAKSELKTADIPGFHGGLTRLLPGLESHHCIPGHWGGFLEEVQAGTSLAHVVEHIALELQYIAGMNVGFSRTHWTATAGIALVVFEYEQAEAGRVAGRAAVHLVNTLAQGQDYPLEELIQDLGELRQIRAEAALGPSTEAIVRECEVRGIPWQERAQGMIQFGYGCYQRRIQATQTNFTSILGVELAGDKEGTKRMLAEAGIPIPHGTVIRREQDLAPAIQAVGGYPVVLKPLDGNHGRGITLDIHTLVQAQVAYDLAVAESRAGRVIVERFHRGHDHRILVVNGQVIAVAQRVPAHVTGDGTLTIAELVAQVNRDPQRGEGHDNVLTKIIWDETTESILSHQGYQPGTVLRRGEVAYLKRTANLSTGGTAVDCTDAMHPENVWLAVRAAAAVGLDIAGIDVVTTDITQPLRATDGVVVEVNAAPGFRMHYRPSQGLARNVAAPVVDGLFPTGVPHRVPIIAITGTNGKTTTTRLTAHLVKQMGKVVGFTTTDGTYVGDYLVEPGDNTGPQSARLILNDPLVQVAVLESARGGILRSGLAFAECDVGVVLNVAADHLGSYDIDTIDEMAKVKGVVAEVVRPGGTVVLNADDGRVAAMAERSRGRVAYFSLHADNPILRTHRRRGGLAAGYDQGELWLYQGDWTSRILRAVEVPLTLGGRVPFMIANALAATLAAFAQGVTLEQIRQGLRTFTASATQTPGRMNLIPVGAFHALVDYAHNPHGYAAVADFVRSWHEGLRIGVIGGPGDRRDEDLVQLGEIAGRVFDWVIIKEDDDRRGRSWGEAAELIRAGLTQTGTACRWEMILDETTAIRTALSKATPGSLVVVFPEQVKRALELMRPDGHGLPAQP; encoded by the coding sequence GTGGAACTTTTACGCATCTTGACCCTAGCTGGCCCAAATTATTGGAGTGTGGAACGTCCCAATCTGATTGTGCTGCGCCTGGATTTGGAGGCAAAGTCTGAACTGAAAACTGCGGATATTCCCGGTTTTCATGGTGGTTTAACCCGGTTATTGCCCGGTCTGGAATCCCATCACTGTATTCCGGGGCATTGGGGCGGTTTTTTGGAGGAAGTACAAGCGGGGACTTCCCTGGCGCACGTGGTGGAGCATATCGCCCTGGAATTGCAGTACATTGCCGGGATGAATGTGGGTTTTAGCCGCACCCACTGGACGGCGACGGCGGGGATTGCCCTGGTGGTATTTGAGTACGAGCAGGCGGAAGCGGGGCGGGTGGCGGGGCGGGCGGCGGTGCATCTGGTCAACACCCTGGCGCAGGGGCAGGATTATCCGTTGGAGGAATTGATCCAGGATTTGGGGGAATTGCGCCAAATTCGGGCGGAGGCGGCGTTGGGACCGAGTACGGAGGCGATTGTCCGAGAATGCGAGGTGCGGGGGATTCCCTGGCAGGAACGGGCGCAGGGGATGATTCAATTTGGCTACGGCTGTTACCAACGGCGGATTCAGGCCACCCAGACCAATTTTACGAGTATTTTGGGGGTGGAACTGGCGGGGGACAAGGAGGGCACCAAGCGGATGCTGGCGGAGGCGGGGATTCCCATCCCCCACGGGACGGTGATCCGCCGGGAGCAGGATTTAGCCCCGGCGATCCAGGCGGTGGGGGGGTATCCGGTGGTGTTAAAGCCCCTGGATGGGAATCATGGCCGGGGGATTACCCTGGATATTCACACCCTGGTGCAGGCGCAGGTGGCCTACGATTTGGCGGTGGCGGAATCCCGGGCGGGGCGGGTGATTGTGGAGCGGTTTCACCGGGGGCATGACCACCGTATCCTGGTGGTGAATGGGCAGGTGATTGCGGTGGCGCAACGGGTGCCCGCCCATGTGACGGGGGATGGAACCCTGACCATTGCCGAGTTGGTGGCGCAGGTGAATCGGGACCCCCAGCGGGGAGAAGGCCATGACAATGTATTAACAAAAATCATTTGGGATGAAACCACCGAAAGTATTTTGTCCCACCAGGGTTACCAACCGGGAACCGTACTGCGGCGGGGGGAAGTCGCCTACCTGAAACGCACGGCCAACCTCAGCACCGGGGGGACGGCGGTGGACTGCACGGATGCCATGCACCCGGAAAATGTTTGGTTGGCGGTGCGGGCGGCGGCGGCGGTGGGGCTGGACATTGCCGGGATTGATGTGGTCACCACCGACATTACCCAACCGCTGCGGGCGACGGACGGGGTGGTGGTGGAGGTGAATGCGGCTCCGGGGTTTCGGATGCACTATCGCCCCAGCCAGGGTTTAGCCCGCAATGTGGCCGCTCCGGTGGTGGATGGTTTGTTTCCAACCGGGGTGCCCCACCGGGTACCGATTATCGCTATTACCGGCACCAATGGGAAAACTACCACCACCCGCTTGACGGCACACTTGGTCAAACAGATGGGAAAGGTAGTGGGATTTACCACCACGGATGGCACCTATGTGGGGGATTACCTGGTGGAGCCGGGGGATAATACGGGACCCCAGAGTGCCCGTTTGATTTTGAATGACCCCCTGGTGCAGGTGGCGGTGTTGGAGAGCGCCCGGGGGGGGATTTTGCGCTCTGGTTTGGCCTTTGCCGAATGCGATGTGGGGGTGGTATTGAATGTGGCCGCCGACCATTTGGGCAGTTATGACATTGACACGATTGACGAGATGGCTAAAGTCAAGGGGGTGGTCGCCGAGGTGGTGCGCCCGGGGGGGACGGTGGTGCTGAATGCGGATGATGGGCGGGTGGCGGCAATGGCCGAGCGTTCCCGGGGGCGGGTGGCCTATTTTTCTTTGCACGCAGACAATCCCATCCTGCGTACCCACCGGCGGCGGGGGGGCTTGGCCGCCGGGTATGACCAGGGGGAATTGTGGCTCTACCAGGGGGATTGGACTTCCCGTATCCTGCGGGCGGTGGAGGTGCCCTTGACCTTGGGGGGGCGGGTGCCGTTTATGATTGCCAATGCCTTGGCCGCTACCTTGGCCGCCTTTGCCCAGGGGGTGACCCTAGAGCAGATTCGCCAGGGGTTACGCACCTTCACCGCTTCGGCGACCCAGACCCCGGGGCGGATGAATTTGATCCCGGTGGGGGCATTTCACGCCCTGGTGGATTATGCCCATAACCCGCACGGGTACGCCGCTGTGGCCGATTTTGTCCGCTCCTGGCACGAGGGGTTACGCATCGGGGTGATTGGCGGGCCGGGCGACCGCCGGGACGAGGATTTGGTGCAGTTGGGGGAAATTGCCGGGCGGGTGTTTGACTGGGTGATTATCAAAGAAGACGACGACCGCCGGGGGCGCAGTTGGGGGGAAGCCGCCGAGTTGATCCGTGCCGGTTTAACTCAGACGGGGACGGCCTGCCGCTGGGAGATGATTTTGGATGAAACCACCGCCATCCGCACCGCTTTGAGTAAGGCCACGCCGGGGAGTTTGGTGGTGGTCTTTCCCGAACAGGTGAAACGGGCGTTAGAATTGATGCGTCCCGATGGTCATGGGTTGCCCGCCCAACCATGA
- the polA gene encoding DNA polymerase I, with protein MNAPQLLLIDGHSLAFRAYYAFAKGRDGGLRTKTGIPTSITYGFLKAVLDILNHQNFTHLAVAFDRGEPTFRHTADASYKEGRAETPEDFHVDMAYLQQLLTALNIPIVTAVGYEADDVLGTLAKRAIQDDFQVKILSGDQDLFQLVNERIKVLHLSTQTSRPMEFAQEQVVEKLGITPAQVIDYKALCGDSSDNIPGVRGIGAKTAVALLKQYDNLEQLYAHLDQLPKAQKQKLTEGKNDAYHSQFMATIRQDVPLEIPWSACELVGFDILGVIPLLEELELQSFQRQIDQLYTRLGGSSQLELDGDLAFFSAADTAQAKPAELPFQVQTITTLSQLEQLVNSLQKCTQTPVAWDTETTGLDPRDAKLVGIGCCWGAEQVAYIPVGHHQGEQLPQEVVFTYLKPILESNAYPKVLQNAKFDRNIFRTQGIELKGVVFDTLLASYILDPEGSHKLSDLGEKYLGITSQTYQDLVAKGQTMADVAIPLVANYCGMDVYVTFHLMGIFKSELAKIPELAQIFTEIELPLEPVLAVMEYRGITLDLDFLRHLSQEFDQALQTIERQAHELVTQPFNLNSPKQLSVLLFETLGLDKKKTRKNQSGYATDAATLEKLKGEHPVIDLILEHRTLAKLKSTYTDALAQLCRPDTGRVHTDFNQTITATGRLSSSNPNLQNIPIRTEIGRQIRRAFVPQSGWLLVAADYSQIELRILAHLSQEPVLITAFQRHDDIHRLTAQLLLEKEEINPDERRLAKIINYGVIYGMGPQRFMREAGVSFNEAKSFIERFNERYPAIFDYLQNAERQAITQGYVATITGRRRYFRFTSPLLQQLRGKTVTEVDWETVQKRLNPVDAGLLRAAANAPIQGSSADIIKIAMIRIYELLVNYQAQLLLQVHDELVFEIPPHEWLELEPKIQHIMSQAITLSVPLEVDIHRGFNWQEAK; from the coding sequence ATGAATGCCCCCCAATTGTTGTTAATTGACGGCCATTCCCTGGCGTTTCGAGCCTATTATGCGTTTGCCAAAGGGCGGGATGGGGGATTGCGTACCAAAACCGGCATTCCCACCAGCATTACCTACGGGTTTTTGAAAGCAGTTTTAGATATATTGAATCATCAAAATTTTACCCATCTTGCCGTCGCTTTTGACCGGGGGGAACCCACCTTTCGCCACACAGCGGATGCCAGTTATAAAGAGGGTCGGGCGGAAACACCGGAGGATTTTCATGTAGATATGGCCTATTTGCAACAGTTACTCACCGCCTTAAATATCCCAATTGTGACTGCTGTGGGTTACGAAGCGGATGATGTGTTGGGCACCCTAGCGAAACGAGCCATCCAGGATGATTTTCAGGTGAAAATTCTCTCCGGGGATCAGGATTTATTTCAGTTGGTGAATGAGCGGATTAAAGTTTTACATTTGAGTACCCAGACCAGTCGCCCGATGGAATTTGCCCAAGAACAAGTAGTGGAGAAGTTGGGTATTACCCCTGCTCAGGTGATTGATTACAAAGCCCTTTGTGGCGATAGTTCCGATAATATCCCCGGTGTGCGGGGTATTGGAGCAAAAACCGCCGTTGCCTTACTCAAGCAATATGATAATTTAGAGCAATTGTACGCCCATTTAGACCAATTGCCCAAAGCCCAAAAGCAAAAACTCACCGAGGGCAAAAATGATGCCTATCATTCGCAATTTATGGCAACGATTCGTCAGGATGTACCCCTAGAAATCCCCTGGTCAGCCTGCGAATTAGTCGGGTTTGATATTTTGGGGGTGATTCCCCTATTAGAAGAGTTAGAACTACAATCGTTTCAGCGGCAAATTGACCAGCTATACACCCGCCTGGGGGGAAGTTCTCAATTAGAATTAGATGGGGATTTAGCTTTTTTTTCGGCAGCGGATACAGCGCAAGCAAAACCTGCTGAACTCCCTTTTCAAGTGCAAACAATTACCACCCTATCGCAACTGGAACAACTGGTCAATTCTCTCCAAAAATGCACCCAAACCCCTGTCGCCTGGGATACGGAAACCACTGGCCTCGACCCCAGGGATGCGAAATTGGTGGGCATTGGGTGTTGTTGGGGTGCAGAGCAAGTTGCCTACATTCCGGTGGGTCATCACCAGGGAGAACAGTTGCCCCAAGAGGTAGTATTCACCTACTTGAAACCCATTTTAGAAAGTAATGCTTATCCCAAGGTTTTACAAAATGCCAAATTTGACCGGAATATCTTCCGCACCCAGGGAATTGAACTCAAAGGCGTGGTTTTTGATACCCTATTAGCCAGTTATATCCTTGACCCGGAGGGCAGTCATAAACTCAGTGATTTGGGCGAAAAATATCTGGGCATTACTTCCCAAACCTATCAGGATTTGGTTGCCAAGGGACAGACGATGGCGGATGTTGCCATTCCCTTAGTGGCTAACTATTGTGGGATGGATGTGTATGTGACCTTTCATTTAATGGGTATCTTCAAAAGTGAACTGGCAAAAATTCCTGAACTCGCACAAATTTTTACTGAGATTGAACTCCCCTTAGAACCCGTTTTAGCCGTTATGGAATATCGGGGCATCACCCTGGATTTGGATTTTTTACGACACCTTTCCCAAGAATTTGACCAGGCACTACAAACCATCGAACGACAGGCGCATGAATTGGTTACGCAACCTTTTAATCTCAATTCACCCAAACAACTGAGCGTACTGCTATTTGAAACCTTGGGTTTAGATAAAAAAAAGACCCGTAAAAACCAGTCTGGTTATGCCACCGATGCGGCCACTTTGGAAAAGCTCAAAGGGGAACATCCGGTGATTGATTTGATTTTGGAACACCGCACCTTAGCGAAATTAAAATCCACCTATACGGATGCGTTAGCCCAACTCTGTCGCCCAGATACGGGGCGCGTCCATACGGATTTCAACCAAACCATTACCGCTACGGGGCGTTTATCTTCTTCTAACCCAAATTTACAAAATATCCCCATTCGCACCGAAATTGGACGGCAAATTCGCCGGGCATTTGTTCCCCAATCCGGTTGGCTTTTGGTTGCCGCCGACTACTCCCAAATTGAATTACGAATTTTAGCCCATTTGAGTCAAGAACCCGTGCTAATTACCGCCTTCCAACGTCACGATGATATTCACCGATTGACCGCCCAATTACTCCTAGAGAAGGAAGAGATTAACCCCGATGAACGGCGATTGGCTAAAATCATTAACTATGGGGTGATTTATGGCATGGGACCCCAGCGTTTTATGCGGGAAGCGGGGGTTTCGTTTAATGAGGCTAAATCATTTATTGAGCGATTTAATGAACGCTACCCTGCCATATTTGACTACCTGCAAAATGCCGAACGACAGGCCATCACCCAGGGATATGTGGCCACCATCACCGGGCGGCGCAGGTATTTCCGCTTTACCAGTCCATTGCTTCAGCAACTGCGGGGCAAAACGGTAACCGAAGTGGATTGGGAGACGGTGCAGAAACGCCTCAACCCGGTGGATGCGGGCTTATTGCGAGCCGCCGCCAATGCCCCGATTCAAGGTTCGAGTGCGGATATTATCAAAATTGCCATGATTCGTATTTATGAATTGTTAGTCAACTATCAAGCCCAATTATTACTGCAAGTTCACGATGAGTTAGTGTTTGAAATCCCCCCCCATGAATGGTTAGAATTAGAGCCAAAAATTCAACACATTATGTCCCAAGCGATAACTTTATCCGTGCCTTTGGAAGTAGATATTCATAGGGGTTTTAATTGGCAAGAAGCTAAGTAA
- a CDS encoding CRR6 family NdhI maturation factor gives MAVVQIPVSRGVIDSLDLSPVRAVLVPSAAPPPDLVVQFAIDYPRDPSDPRELSEVPEVRLWFIRLDAHYPWLPLFLDWQEELARYVAMLVPHQFSPQDGIQFNPEALDIFIMGKVFYLYHWLERQGQERQGKLQHMTEVLGYQLDAGLFQLLAAGTPGKM, from the coding sequence ATGGCGGTGGTGCAAATTCCCGTATCCCGTGGGGTGATTGACAGCTTAGATTTAAGCCCGGTGCGGGCGGTTTTGGTGCCCAGTGCGGCTCCCCCCCCCGACCTGGTGGTACAGTTTGCCATTGATTATCCCCGTGACCCCAGCGACCCGCGGGAATTGTCCGAGGTGCCGGAGGTGCGCCTGTGGTTTATCCGTTTGGATGCCCATTATCCGTGGTTGCCCCTGTTTTTGGATTGGCAGGAGGAATTGGCGCGCTATGTGGCGATGTTGGTGCCCCACCAGTTTAGCCCCCAGGACGGGATTCAGTTCAACCCGGAAGCCCTCGATATATTCATCATGGGCAAGGTATTTTATTTGTACCACTGGTTGGAACGGCAGGGGCAGGAGCGGCAAGGCAAACTCCAACACATGACCGAGGTGTTGGGCTATCAACTGGATGCCGGTCTGTTTCAACTCTTAGCGGCGGGTACGCCAGGGAAAATGTGA
- a CDS encoding ammonium transporter, with protein sequence MAGQRWVRRWWATVLMVVLLVGLSALNFAPTVAQTPSPTATPVAPAMVAPAPTAPGVPTLESLQEKITNLEAKAQNEKVNLDTVWVLYTGVLVFFMNAGFCMLETGFCRQKNAVNILSKNLIVFALSTVAFWAVGFGIMFGDGSPFFGANGWFLQGADNSPLTGEAYQGIFSALNWAGIPLVAKFFFQLVFAGTAATIVSGAVAERVKFGAFFLFSLLLVGLAYPVTGHWIWGGGWLGKMGFFDFAGSTVVHSVGGWAALVGAMMLGPRIGRYQQGKSVAMPGHNLSISTLGGLILWLGWFGFNPGSTMAADAAQIAHVTLTTNLAGAVGGIAATLTSWIYFGKPDLSMVINGILAGLVAITAPCDYVNFTSAVVIGLVAGVIVVFSVSFIDNLKIDDPVGAVSVHLVGGIWGTLAVGLFSVGKGGYPWLAEVGIGSGFLLTGDGTQLFHQLTGVVAVGVYTVIFSVLAWGIIRATAVGLRVPPEEELRGLDLGEHGMEAYTGFAKE encoded by the coding sequence ATGGCAGGACAACGGTGGGTACGGCGTTGGTGGGCAACGGTGCTGATGGTTGTCCTATTGGTGGGTTTATCCGCCCTCAATTTTGCCCCAACGGTGGCGCAAACTCCCAGCCCAACGGCAACTCCAGTGGCACCGGCGATGGTGGCTCCCGCACCCACTGCTCCTGGGGTTCCTACCCTGGAATCCCTACAGGAAAAAATTACCAACCTGGAAGCCAAAGCGCAGAACGAGAAGGTGAATCTGGATACGGTGTGGGTTTTGTACACCGGGGTATTGGTATTTTTTATGAATGCGGGTTTTTGTATGTTGGAAACGGGGTTTTGTCGCCAAAAAAATGCGGTGAATATTCTTTCTAAAAATTTAATTGTGTTTGCCCTTTCTACCGTTGCCTTTTGGGCAGTGGGGTTTGGCATTATGTTTGGGGATGGGTCGCCCTTTTTTGGAGCCAATGGTTGGTTTTTGCAGGGGGCGGATAATAGCCCGCTCACCGGGGAGGCTTATCAAGGGATTTTTAGTGCCTTGAATTGGGCGGGGATACCCCTGGTGGCTAAGTTTTTCTTCCAGTTGGTATTTGCGGGTACGGCGGCCACGATTGTCTCCGGGGCGGTGGCGGAGCGGGTTAAGTTTGGGGCATTTTTTCTCTTTAGTTTGCTGTTGGTGGGGCTGGCCTATCCGGTGACGGGGCATTGGATTTGGGGGGGCGGTTGGCTGGGTAAGATGGGTTTTTTCGATTTTGCTGGGTCAACGGTGGTGCATTCGGTGGGGGGTTGGGCGGCCTTGGTGGGGGCAATGATGCTTGGTCCGCGGATTGGCCGTTATCAGCAGGGCAAAAGTGTCGCCATGCCGGGGCATAATCTGTCAATTTCCACCCTGGGGGGCTTGATTTTGTGGTTGGGCTGGTTTGGGTTTAATCCCGGTTCTACCATGGCTGCCGATGCAGCGCAAATTGCCCATGTGACATTAACCACGAATCTGGCTGGGGCGGTGGGGGGGATTGCGGCGACCCTCACCTCCTGGATTTATTTCGGCAAACCGGATTTGTCCATGGTGATCAATGGGATTTTGGCGGGTTTGGTGGCGATCACGGCTCCCTGTGATTATGTCAATTTCACCAGTGCGGTGGTGATTGGGCTGGTGGCGGGGGTGATCGTGGTCTTTTCGGTCAGTTTTATTGACAATCTGAAGATTGATGACCCGGTGGGGGCGGTGTCGGTGCATTTGGTCGGCGGGATTTGGGGGACGTTGGCGGTGGGTTTGTTTAGTGTGGGCAAGGGGGGCTACCCCTGGTTGGCGGAGGTGGGTATTGGCAGTGGTTTTTTGCTCACCGGCGATGGGACTCAACTGTTTCACCAATTGACCGGGGTGGTGGCGGTGGGGGTTTACACGGTGATTTTTAGTGTACTGGCCTGGGGAATCATCCGGGCGACGGCGGTGGGTCTGCGGGTGCCCCCGGAGGAGGAACTGCGGGGGTTGGATTTGGGAGAACACGGGATGGAAGCCTACACGGGGTTTGCCAAGGAGTGA
- the sbcD gene encoding exonuclease subunit SbcD, protein MGIRILHVSDIHLGSGQNHGRINPTTGLNTRVEDFSRALQTSMDRALALPVDVVLFTGDAFPDATPAPWIQELFAQQFLRLVTAQIPLVLLVGNHDQHTQGEGGASLSIYRALNVPGVIVGESLTTHTLETRHGSLQIVTLPWITRSMLLTKPETQGLSMSEINELLLTRLREVLAGEILSLDENIPTILAAHVMADKALFGAERLLSAGKNLTVPLSLLAQPCFRYVALGHVHRYQVLHHNPPVVYAGSIERVDFSEEEEEKGYVLIDIEPRETQFEFCPLPTRCMRTIRVDLTQSNDPQMELLTRIQKTQIADSILRLIYRLKAEQVPKINEAQIRAALATAHNYTMQPELVNEQPRQRVTQVDLNQVLDPMTVLEQYIDEMAGLQPLKADLLLAAQALLAGMEPELSEPPAPATAQLPLGF, encoded by the coding sequence ATGGGTATTCGCATTCTGCACGTCTCCGATATTCACTTGGGGAGCGGTCAAAATCATGGGCGCATCAATCCCACAACGGGCTTAAATACGCGGGTGGAGGATTTTAGTCGGGCGTTGCAAACCTCGATGGATCGGGCGTTGGCGTTACCCGTGGATGTGGTTTTATTTACCGGCGATGCGTTTCCCGATGCCACCCCTGCGCCTTGGATTCAAGAGTTATTTGCCCAGCAATTTTTACGCTTGGTGACGGCGCAAATTCCCCTGGTTTTACTGGTGGGAAACCATGACCAACATACCCAAGGGGAAGGGGGGGCTTCCCTATCCATTTACCGGGCTTTGAATGTGCCGGGGGTGATTGTGGGGGAATCCCTGACCACCCATACGCTAGAAACCCGTCATGGTAGCCTGCAAATTGTTACCCTGCCCTGGATTACCCGCTCCATGTTGTTAACCAAACCGGAAACCCAGGGACTATCCATGAGTGAAATTAATGAGTTGTTGCTGACGCGTTTGCGAGAGGTTTTGGCGGGAGAAATTCTGAGTTTGGATGAGAATATTCCTACTATTTTGGCCGCCCATGTGATGGCCGATAAAGCCCTATTTGGTGCCGAACGACTCCTCTCGGCGGGGAAAAATTTAACCGTACCTTTGTCCCTATTAGCCCAGCCCTGTTTTCGCTATGTGGCTTTGGGTCATGTGCATCGCTATCAGGTCTTGCATCACAATCCACCGGTGGTTTATGCGGGCAGTATTGAACGGGTGGATTTCAGCGAAGAAGAGGAGGAAAAGGGGTATGTTCTCATTGATATTGAACCAAGGGAAACCCAGTTTGAATTTTGTCCCTTGCCCACCCGTTGTATGCGTACCATTCGGGTGGATTTGACCCAATCTAATGACCCGCAAATGGAACTTTTAACCCGGATTCAAAAGACGCAAATTGCTGATAGCATCCTCCGGCTGATTTATCGTCTCAAAGCCGAACAGGTGCCCAAAATCAATGAAGCTCAAATTCGGGCAGCTTTGGCAACAGCGCATAACTACACCATGCAACCGGAATTGGTCAACGAGCAACCCCGGCAACGGGTGACGCAGGTGGATTTGAATCAGGTGCTTGACCCGATGACCGTGTTAGAACAATATATTGACGAAATGGCCGGGTTACAGCCCCTCAAGGCGGATTTGCTGTTGGCGGCGCAGGCGTTGTTGGCGGGTATGGAGCCGGAATTGTCCGAGCCACCCGCCCCGGCAACGGCTCAATTACCCCTGGGTTTTTGA